In Zingiber officinale cultivar Zhangliang chromosome 8B, Zo_v1.1, whole genome shotgun sequence, a single genomic region encodes these proteins:
- the LOC122014597 gene encoding polygalacturonate 4-alpha-galacturonosyltransferase-like isoform X10, whose amino-acid sequence MLSKVGFKLLGQKGIHKFVFSYCFTCHDIQLYLFIISILPIIIQNLNWKEQLIIQHLKPILTKEVVDLISASQREMGQWSLDYLRTHHVSSWQVDGAGYAYVDNSTLTEIPQNASRIEKRNSAKFDNDARVGSLWTKDKDTKHSSDGHGHVDSPVKIVLRQLREKRRDKRAMELLKQDGEALVRLENAAIERSKIVDSAILGKYSIWRRDSENENSDSTVRLMRDQIIMARVYIVLAKSKNRLDLYQELLTRIKESQRSVGEANTDADLHHSADKIKAMGQVLSRAREALYDCKTVIQRLRVMLQSADDQVRSLKKQSAFLSQLAAKTIPNGIHCLSMRLTIDYYLLPIEKRVFPRSENLESPNHYHYALFSDNILAASVVVNSTIMNAKEPEKHVFHLVTDKLNFGAMNMWFLLNPPGNATIHVENVDDFKWLNSSYCPVLRQLESAAMKEYYFKADHPTTLSAGSSNLKYRNPKYLSMLNHLRFYLPEVYPKLDKILFLDDDIVVQKDLTPLWSVDLKENVNGAVETCGESFHRFDKYLNFSNPHLARNFDPNACGWAYGMNVFDLKQWKKKDITGIYHKWQNMNEDRVLWKLGTLPPGLLTFYKLTYPLDKSWHILGLGYNPSIDPSEIQNAAVIHYNGNMKPWLELAMTKYRPYWTKYIKYDHPYIKGCKLIQ is encoded by the exons ATGTTGTCAAAAGT GGGCTTCAAACTTCTGGGGCAGAAAGGTATTCACAAATTTGTTTTCTCTTACTGTTTTACTTGTCATGACATTCAGCTCTATCTTTTCATTATATCTATACTCCCGATTATCATACAGAATTTAAATTGGAAAGAACAGTTGATAATCCAGCACCTCAAACCGATTCTGACGAAAGAG GTGGTTGATTTAATATCTGCAAGCCAACGTGAGATGGGACAGTGGAGCCTTGATTATCTCAGAACACACCATGTATCTTCATGGCAAGTTGATGGAGCTGGTTATGCTTATGTTGATAATTCAACTTTGACAGAG ATACCTCAAAATGCTTCAAGGATCGAAAAAAGAAATTCTGCAAAATTTGACAATGATGCCAGGGTTGGTTCTTTGTGGACTAAGGATAAAGATACTAAACATTCTTCAG ATGGACACGGACATGTTGACTCACCTGTGAAAATTGTTCTAAGG CAACtacgagagaagagaagagacaaGAGAGCAATGGAATTGCTTAAGCAGGATGGCGAGGCATTGGTTAGACTTGAAAATGCTGCTATTGAACGTTCAAAAATAGTGGATTCTGCAATCCTGGGAAAATATAGTATATGGAGGCGAGACAGCGAAAATGAAAATTCAGATTCAACTGTTAGGTTGATGCGTGACCAAATAATCATGGCTAGGGTCTACATCGTACTTGCTAAATCAAAGAACAGGCTTGATCTTTATCAGGAACTGCTGACTCGCATCAAGGAAAGCCAACGTTCAGTGGGGGAGGCCAATACTGATGCTGACCTCCATCATAG TGCTGATAAAATCAAAGCAATGGGTCAAGTCTTGTCAAGAGCTAGAGAGGCATTATATGACTGCAAAACAGTGATTCAAAGGCTTAGAGTGATGCTTCAATCTGCAGATGACCAAGTTAGGAGTTTGAAGAAGCAGAGCGCATTCCTTAGCCAGTTGGCTGCAAAGACAATTCCTAACGGGATCCACTGCTTGTCTATGCGCCTCACTATAGACTACTACCTCCTTCCTATAGAGAAAAGGGTGTTTCCGCGGAGTGAAAATCTGGAAAGTCCAAACCATTACCATTATGCCCTCTTCTCTGATAACATCTTAGCTGCATCTGTAGTTGTAAATTCAACAATCATGAATGCTAAG GAACCAGAGAAACATGTCTTTCATCTAGTGACTGATAAATTGAACTTTGGAGCAATGAACATGTGGTTTTTGTTAAATCCGCCTGGCAATGCAACTATTCATGTAGAAAATGTTGATGATTTCAAATGGTTGAACTCTTCGTATTGTCCAGTTTTGCGGCAGCTTGAATCTGCTGCCATGAAAGAGTACTATTTTAAGGCTGATCATCCAACAACTCTATCAGCAGGTTCTTCCAATTTAAAATACAGAAACCCAAAGTATCTGTCTATGCTGAATCATCTCCGGTTCTACCTCCCAGAGGTTTATCCCAAGTTGGATAAAATTCTATTTCTTGATGATGACATTGTTGTTCAGAAGGATCTGACTCCATTATGGTCTGTAGACCTTAAAGAAAATGTCAATGGTGCAGTGGAGACATGTGGTGAGAGTTTCCATCGCTTTGACAAATATCTGAATTTCTCAAATCCTCATCTTGCCCGTAACTTTGATCCCAATGCATGCGGATGGGCTTATGGGATGAATGTGTTTGATCTCAaacaatggaagaagaaagatatAACTGGTATATATCACAAGTGGCAAAATATG AATGAAGACAGAGTTTTGTGGAAGCTTGGGACACTCCCTCCAGGACTTTTGACATTCTATAAACTGACATATCCTCTGGACAAATCATGGCATATACTAGGCTTGGGTTATAATCCTAGCATTGATCCCTCAGAGATACAAAATGCTGCTGTGATCCATTACAATGGAAACATGAAACCTTGGTTGGAGTTGGCAATGACTAAATACCGGCCATACTGGACCAAGTACATTAAATATGATCATCCTTATATTAAGGGCTGCAAATTAATACAGTAG
- the LOC122014597 gene encoding polygalacturonate 4-alpha-galacturonosyltransferase-like isoform X8 — protein MAAFGLPSYCCSSSVSWLRCSSLRRAAVFVPPTPPHNFCSNSGYHLRYIYIFLIFDTGASNFWGRKVVDLISASQREMGQWSLDYLRTHHVSSWQVDGAGYAYVDNSTLTEIPQNASRIEKRNSAKFDNDARVGSLWTKDKDTKHSSDGHGHVDSPVKIVLRQLREKRRDKRAMELLKQDGEALVRLENAAIERSKIVDSAILGKYSIWRRDSENENSDSTVRLMRDQIIMARVYIVLAKSKNRLDLYQELLTRIKESQRSVGEANTDADLHHSADKIKAMGQVLSRAREALYDCKTVIQRLRVMLQSADDQVRSLKKQSAFLSQLAAKTIPNGIHCLSMRLTIDYYLLPIEKRVFPRSENLESPNHYHYALFSDNILAASVVVNSTIMNAKEPEKHVFHLVTDKLNFGAMNMWFLLNPPGNATIHVENVDDFKWLNSSYCPVLRQLESAAMKEYYFKADHPTTLSAGSSNLKYRNPKYLSMLNHLRFYLPEVYPKLDKILFLDDDIVVQKDLTPLWSVDLKENVNGAVETCGESFHRFDKYLNFSNPHLARNFDPNACGWAYGMNVFDLKQWKKKDITGIYHKWQNMNEDRVLWKLGTLPPGLLTFYKLTYPLDKSWHILGLGYNPSIDPSEIQNAAVIHYNGNMKPWLELAMTKYRPYWTKYIKYDHPYIKGCKLIQ, from the exons ATGGCAGCTTTCGGCCTCCCGTCGTACTGTTGCTCTTCATCTGTCTCCTGGCTCCGTTGCTCTTCTTTGCGACGCGCGGCGGTATTCGTTCCGCCGACTCCTCCA CATAATTTTTGCAGCAATTCTGGATACCatctaagatatatatatatatttctaatCTTTGACACAGGGGCTTCAAACTTCTGGGGCAGAAAG GTGGTTGATTTAATATCTGCAAGCCAACGTGAGATGGGACAGTGGAGCCTTGATTATCTCAGAACACACCATGTATCTTCATGGCAAGTTGATGGAGCTGGTTATGCTTATGTTGATAATTCAACTTTGACAGAG ATACCTCAAAATGCTTCAAGGATCGAAAAAAGAAATTCTGCAAAATTTGACAATGATGCCAGGGTTGGTTCTTTGTGGACTAAGGATAAAGATACTAAACATTCTTCAG ATGGACACGGACATGTTGACTCACCTGTGAAAATTGTTCTAAGG CAACtacgagagaagagaagagacaaGAGAGCAATGGAATTGCTTAAGCAGGATGGCGAGGCATTGGTTAGACTTGAAAATGCTGCTATTGAACGTTCAAAAATAGTGGATTCTGCAATCCTGGGAAAATATAGTATATGGAGGCGAGACAGCGAAAATGAAAATTCAGATTCAACTGTTAGGTTGATGCGTGACCAAATAATCATGGCTAGGGTCTACATCGTACTTGCTAAATCAAAGAACAGGCTTGATCTTTATCAGGAACTGCTGACTCGCATCAAGGAAAGCCAACGTTCAGTGGGGGAGGCCAATACTGATGCTGACCTCCATCATAG TGCTGATAAAATCAAAGCAATGGGTCAAGTCTTGTCAAGAGCTAGAGAGGCATTATATGACTGCAAAACAGTGATTCAAAGGCTTAGAGTGATGCTTCAATCTGCAGATGACCAAGTTAGGAGTTTGAAGAAGCAGAGCGCATTCCTTAGCCAGTTGGCTGCAAAGACAATTCCTAACGGGATCCACTGCTTGTCTATGCGCCTCACTATAGACTACTACCTCCTTCCTATAGAGAAAAGGGTGTTTCCGCGGAGTGAAAATCTGGAAAGTCCAAACCATTACCATTATGCCCTCTTCTCTGATAACATCTTAGCTGCATCTGTAGTTGTAAATTCAACAATCATGAATGCTAAG GAACCAGAGAAACATGTCTTTCATCTAGTGACTGATAAATTGAACTTTGGAGCAATGAACATGTGGTTTTTGTTAAATCCGCCTGGCAATGCAACTATTCATGTAGAAAATGTTGATGATTTCAAATGGTTGAACTCTTCGTATTGTCCAGTTTTGCGGCAGCTTGAATCTGCTGCCATGAAAGAGTACTATTTTAAGGCTGATCATCCAACAACTCTATCAGCAGGTTCTTCCAATTTAAAATACAGAAACCCAAAGTATCTGTCTATGCTGAATCATCTCCGGTTCTACCTCCCAGAGGTTTATCCCAAGTTGGATAAAATTCTATTTCTTGATGATGACATTGTTGTTCAGAAGGATCTGACTCCATTATGGTCTGTAGACCTTAAAGAAAATGTCAATGGTGCAGTGGAGACATGTGGTGAGAGTTTCCATCGCTTTGACAAATATCTGAATTTCTCAAATCCTCATCTTGCCCGTAACTTTGATCCCAATGCATGCGGATGGGCTTATGGGATGAATGTGTTTGATCTCAaacaatggaagaagaaagatatAACTGGTATATATCACAAGTGGCAAAATATG AATGAAGACAGAGTTTTGTGGAAGCTTGGGACACTCCCTCCAGGACTTTTGACATTCTATAAACTGACATATCCTCTGGACAAATCATGGCATATACTAGGCTTGGGTTATAATCCTAGCATTGATCCCTCAGAGATACAAAATGCTGCTGTGATCCATTACAATGGAAACATGAAACCTTGGTTGGAGTTGGCAATGACTAAATACCGGCCATACTGGACCAAGTACATTAAATATGATCATCCTTATATTAAGGGCTGCAAATTAATACAGTAG
- the LOC122014597 gene encoding polygalacturonate 4-alpha-galacturonosyltransferase-like isoform X2 — MPQSKRLLSTGGGGRRNRGSADGSFRPPVVLLLFICLLAPLLFFATRGGIRSADSSRASNFWGRKNLNWKEQLIIQHLKPILTKEVLLFVDKFVRLIHLVQVVDLISASQREMGQWSLDYLRTHHVSSWQVDGAGYAYVDNSTLTEIPQNASRIEKRNSAKFDNDARVGSLWTKDKDTKHSSDGHGHVDSPVKIVLRQLREKRRDKRAMELLKQDGEALVRLENAAIERSKIVDSAILGKYSIWRRDSENENSDSTVRLMRDQIIMARVYIVLAKSKNRLDLYQELLTRIKESQRSVGEANTDADLHHSADKIKAMGQVLSRAREALYDCKTVIQRLRVMLQSADDQVRSLKKQSAFLSQLAAKTIPNGIHCLSMRLTIDYYLLPIEKRVFPRSENLESPNHYHYALFSDNILAASVVVNSTIMNAKEPEKHVFHLVTDKLNFGAMNMWFLLNPPGNATIHVENVDDFKWLNSSYCPVLRQLESAAMKEYYFKADHPTTLSAGSSNLKYRNPKYLSMLNHLRFYLPEVYPKLDKILFLDDDIVVQKDLTPLWSVDLKENVNGAVETCGESFHRFDKYLNFSNPHLARNFDPNACGWAYGMNVFDLKQWKKKDITGIYHKWQNMNEDRVLWKLGTLPPGLLTFYKLTYPLDKSWHILGLGYNPSIDPSEIQNAAVIHYNGNMKPWLELAMTKYRPYWTKYIKYDHPYIKGCKLIQ, encoded by the exons ATGCCACAGTCCAAGAGGCTCCTCTCGACCGGAGGCGGCGGAAGGCGAAACCGCGGCAGTGCCGATGGCAGCTTTCGGCCTCCCGTCGTACTGTTGCTCTTCATCTGTCTCCTGGCTCCGTTGCTCTTCTTTGCGACGCGCGGCGGTATTCGTTCCGCCGACTCCTCCA GGGCTTCAAACTTCTGGGGCAGAAAG AATTTAAATTGGAAAGAACAGTTGATAATCCAGCACCTCAAACCGATTCTGACGAAAGAG GTTCTGTTATTTGTTGATAAGTTTGTCAGACTGATCCACCTAGTTCAG GTGGTTGATTTAATATCTGCAAGCCAACGTGAGATGGGACAGTGGAGCCTTGATTATCTCAGAACACACCATGTATCTTCATGGCAAGTTGATGGAGCTGGTTATGCTTATGTTGATAATTCAACTTTGACAGAG ATACCTCAAAATGCTTCAAGGATCGAAAAAAGAAATTCTGCAAAATTTGACAATGATGCCAGGGTTGGTTCTTTGTGGACTAAGGATAAAGATACTAAACATTCTTCAG ATGGACACGGACATGTTGACTCACCTGTGAAAATTGTTCTAAGG CAACtacgagagaagagaagagacaaGAGAGCAATGGAATTGCTTAAGCAGGATGGCGAGGCATTGGTTAGACTTGAAAATGCTGCTATTGAACGTTCAAAAATAGTGGATTCTGCAATCCTGGGAAAATATAGTATATGGAGGCGAGACAGCGAAAATGAAAATTCAGATTCAACTGTTAGGTTGATGCGTGACCAAATAATCATGGCTAGGGTCTACATCGTACTTGCTAAATCAAAGAACAGGCTTGATCTTTATCAGGAACTGCTGACTCGCATCAAGGAAAGCCAACGTTCAGTGGGGGAGGCCAATACTGATGCTGACCTCCATCATAG TGCTGATAAAATCAAAGCAATGGGTCAAGTCTTGTCAAGAGCTAGAGAGGCATTATATGACTGCAAAACAGTGATTCAAAGGCTTAGAGTGATGCTTCAATCTGCAGATGACCAAGTTAGGAGTTTGAAGAAGCAGAGCGCATTCCTTAGCCAGTTGGCTGCAAAGACAATTCCTAACGGGATCCACTGCTTGTCTATGCGCCTCACTATAGACTACTACCTCCTTCCTATAGAGAAAAGGGTGTTTCCGCGGAGTGAAAATCTGGAAAGTCCAAACCATTACCATTATGCCCTCTTCTCTGATAACATCTTAGCTGCATCTGTAGTTGTAAATTCAACAATCATGAATGCTAAG GAACCAGAGAAACATGTCTTTCATCTAGTGACTGATAAATTGAACTTTGGAGCAATGAACATGTGGTTTTTGTTAAATCCGCCTGGCAATGCAACTATTCATGTAGAAAATGTTGATGATTTCAAATGGTTGAACTCTTCGTATTGTCCAGTTTTGCGGCAGCTTGAATCTGCTGCCATGAAAGAGTACTATTTTAAGGCTGATCATCCAACAACTCTATCAGCAGGTTCTTCCAATTTAAAATACAGAAACCCAAAGTATCTGTCTATGCTGAATCATCTCCGGTTCTACCTCCCAGAGGTTTATCCCAAGTTGGATAAAATTCTATTTCTTGATGATGACATTGTTGTTCAGAAGGATCTGACTCCATTATGGTCTGTAGACCTTAAAGAAAATGTCAATGGTGCAGTGGAGACATGTGGTGAGAGTTTCCATCGCTTTGACAAATATCTGAATTTCTCAAATCCTCATCTTGCCCGTAACTTTGATCCCAATGCATGCGGATGGGCTTATGGGATGAATGTGTTTGATCTCAaacaatggaagaagaaagatatAACTGGTATATATCACAAGTGGCAAAATATG AATGAAGACAGAGTTTTGTGGAAGCTTGGGACACTCCCTCCAGGACTTTTGACATTCTATAAACTGACATATCCTCTGGACAAATCATGGCATATACTAGGCTTGGGTTATAATCCTAGCATTGATCCCTCAGAGATACAAAATGCTGCTGTGATCCATTACAATGGAAACATGAAACCTTGGTTGGAGTTGGCAATGACTAAATACCGGCCATACTGGACCAAGTACATTAAATATGATCATCCTTATATTAAGGGCTGCAAATTAATACAGTAG
- the LOC122014597 gene encoding polygalacturonate 4-alpha-galacturonosyltransferase-like isoform X5, with protein sequence MPQSKRLLSTGGGGRRNRGSADGSFRPPVVLLLFICLLAPLLFFATRGGIRSADSSRASNFWGRKNLNWKEQLIIQHLKPILTKEVVDLISASQREMGQWSLDYLRTHHVSSWQVDGAGYAYVDNSTLTEIPQNASRIEKRNSAKFDNDARVGSLWTKDKDTKHSSDGHGHVDSPVKIVLRQLREKRRDKRAMELLKQDGEALVRLENAAIERSKIVDSAILGKYSIWRRDSENENSDSTVRLMRDQIIMARVYIVLAKSKNRLDLYQELLTRIKESQRSVGEANTDADLHHSADKIKAMGQVLSRAREALYDCKTVIQRLRVMLQSADDQVRSLKKQSAFLSQLAAKTIPNGIHCLSMRLTIDYYLLPIEKRVFPRSENLESPNHYHYALFSDNILAASVVVNSTIMNAKEPEKHVFHLVTDKLNFGAMNMWFLLNPPGNATIHVENVDDFKWLNSSYCPVLRQLESAAMKEYYFKADHPTTLSAGSSNLKYRNPKYLSMLNHLRFYLPEVYPKLDKILFLDDDIVVQKDLTPLWSVDLKENVNGAVETCGESFHRFDKYLNFSNPHLARNFDPNACGWAYGMNVFDLKQWKKKDITGIYHKWQNMNEDRVLWKLGTLPPGLLTFYKLTYPLDKSWHILGLGYNPSIDPSEIQNAAVIHYNGNMKPWLELAMTKYRPYWTKYIKYDHPYIKGCKLIQ encoded by the exons ATGCCACAGTCCAAGAGGCTCCTCTCGACCGGAGGCGGCGGAAGGCGAAACCGCGGCAGTGCCGATGGCAGCTTTCGGCCTCCCGTCGTACTGTTGCTCTTCATCTGTCTCCTGGCTCCGTTGCTCTTCTTTGCGACGCGCGGCGGTATTCGTTCCGCCGACTCCTCCA GGGCTTCAAACTTCTGGGGCAGAAAG AATTTAAATTGGAAAGAACAGTTGATAATCCAGCACCTCAAACCGATTCTGACGAAAGAG GTGGTTGATTTAATATCTGCAAGCCAACGTGAGATGGGACAGTGGAGCCTTGATTATCTCAGAACACACCATGTATCTTCATGGCAAGTTGATGGAGCTGGTTATGCTTATGTTGATAATTCAACTTTGACAGAG ATACCTCAAAATGCTTCAAGGATCGAAAAAAGAAATTCTGCAAAATTTGACAATGATGCCAGGGTTGGTTCTTTGTGGACTAAGGATAAAGATACTAAACATTCTTCAG ATGGACACGGACATGTTGACTCACCTGTGAAAATTGTTCTAAGG CAACtacgagagaagagaagagacaaGAGAGCAATGGAATTGCTTAAGCAGGATGGCGAGGCATTGGTTAGACTTGAAAATGCTGCTATTGAACGTTCAAAAATAGTGGATTCTGCAATCCTGGGAAAATATAGTATATGGAGGCGAGACAGCGAAAATGAAAATTCAGATTCAACTGTTAGGTTGATGCGTGACCAAATAATCATGGCTAGGGTCTACATCGTACTTGCTAAATCAAAGAACAGGCTTGATCTTTATCAGGAACTGCTGACTCGCATCAAGGAAAGCCAACGTTCAGTGGGGGAGGCCAATACTGATGCTGACCTCCATCATAG TGCTGATAAAATCAAAGCAATGGGTCAAGTCTTGTCAAGAGCTAGAGAGGCATTATATGACTGCAAAACAGTGATTCAAAGGCTTAGAGTGATGCTTCAATCTGCAGATGACCAAGTTAGGAGTTTGAAGAAGCAGAGCGCATTCCTTAGCCAGTTGGCTGCAAAGACAATTCCTAACGGGATCCACTGCTTGTCTATGCGCCTCACTATAGACTACTACCTCCTTCCTATAGAGAAAAGGGTGTTTCCGCGGAGTGAAAATCTGGAAAGTCCAAACCATTACCATTATGCCCTCTTCTCTGATAACATCTTAGCTGCATCTGTAGTTGTAAATTCAACAATCATGAATGCTAAG GAACCAGAGAAACATGTCTTTCATCTAGTGACTGATAAATTGAACTTTGGAGCAATGAACATGTGGTTTTTGTTAAATCCGCCTGGCAATGCAACTATTCATGTAGAAAATGTTGATGATTTCAAATGGTTGAACTCTTCGTATTGTCCAGTTTTGCGGCAGCTTGAATCTGCTGCCATGAAAGAGTACTATTTTAAGGCTGATCATCCAACAACTCTATCAGCAGGTTCTTCCAATTTAAAATACAGAAACCCAAAGTATCTGTCTATGCTGAATCATCTCCGGTTCTACCTCCCAGAGGTTTATCCCAAGTTGGATAAAATTCTATTTCTTGATGATGACATTGTTGTTCAGAAGGATCTGACTCCATTATGGTCTGTAGACCTTAAAGAAAATGTCAATGGTGCAGTGGAGACATGTGGTGAGAGTTTCCATCGCTTTGACAAATATCTGAATTTCTCAAATCCTCATCTTGCCCGTAACTTTGATCCCAATGCATGCGGATGGGCTTATGGGATGAATGTGTTTGATCTCAaacaatggaagaagaaagatatAACTGGTATATATCACAAGTGGCAAAATATG AATGAAGACAGAGTTTTGTGGAAGCTTGGGACACTCCCTCCAGGACTTTTGACATTCTATAAACTGACATATCCTCTGGACAAATCATGGCATATACTAGGCTTGGGTTATAATCCTAGCATTGATCCCTCAGAGATACAAAATGCTGCTGTGATCCATTACAATGGAAACATGAAACCTTGGTTGGAGTTGGCAATGACTAAATACCGGCCATACTGGACCAAGTACATTAAATATGATCATCCTTATATTAAGGGCTGCAAATTAATACAGTAG
- the LOC122014597 gene encoding polygalacturonate 4-alpha-galacturonosyltransferase-like isoform X9: protein MPQSKRLLSTGGGGRRNRGSADGSFRPPVVLLLFICLLAPLLFFATRGGIRSADSSRASNFWGRKVVDLISASQREMGQWSLDYLRTHHVSSWQVDGAGYAYVDNSTLTEIPQNASRIEKRNSAKFDNDARVGSLWTKDKDTKHSSDGHGHVDSPVKIVLRQLREKRRDKRAMELLKQDGEALVRLENAAIERSKIVDSAILGKYSIWRRDSENENSDSTVRLMRDQIIMARVYIVLAKSKNRLDLYQELLTRIKESQRSVGEANTDADLHHSADKIKAMGQVLSRAREALYDCKTVIQRLRVMLQSADDQVRSLKKQSAFLSQLAAKTIPNGIHCLSMRLTIDYYLLPIEKRVFPRSENLESPNHYHYALFSDNILAASVVVNSTIMNAKEPEKHVFHLVTDKLNFGAMNMWFLLNPPGNATIHVENVDDFKWLNSSYCPVLRQLESAAMKEYYFKADHPTTLSAGSSNLKYRNPKYLSMLNHLRFYLPEVYPKLDKILFLDDDIVVQKDLTPLWSVDLKENVNGAVETCGESFHRFDKYLNFSNPHLARNFDPNACGWAYGMNVFDLKQWKKKDITGIYHKWQNMNEDRVLWKLGTLPPGLLTFYKLTYPLDKSWHILGLGYNPSIDPSEIQNAAVIHYNGNMKPWLELAMTKYRPYWTKYIKYDHPYIKGCKLIQ, encoded by the exons ATGCCACAGTCCAAGAGGCTCCTCTCGACCGGAGGCGGCGGAAGGCGAAACCGCGGCAGTGCCGATGGCAGCTTTCGGCCTCCCGTCGTACTGTTGCTCTTCATCTGTCTCCTGGCTCCGTTGCTCTTCTTTGCGACGCGCGGCGGTATTCGTTCCGCCGACTCCTCCA GGGCTTCAAACTTCTGGGGCAGAAAG GTGGTTGATTTAATATCTGCAAGCCAACGTGAGATGGGACAGTGGAGCCTTGATTATCTCAGAACACACCATGTATCTTCATGGCAAGTTGATGGAGCTGGTTATGCTTATGTTGATAATTCAACTTTGACAGAG ATACCTCAAAATGCTTCAAGGATCGAAAAAAGAAATTCTGCAAAATTTGACAATGATGCCAGGGTTGGTTCTTTGTGGACTAAGGATAAAGATACTAAACATTCTTCAG ATGGACACGGACATGTTGACTCACCTGTGAAAATTGTTCTAAGG CAACtacgagagaagagaagagacaaGAGAGCAATGGAATTGCTTAAGCAGGATGGCGAGGCATTGGTTAGACTTGAAAATGCTGCTATTGAACGTTCAAAAATAGTGGATTCTGCAATCCTGGGAAAATATAGTATATGGAGGCGAGACAGCGAAAATGAAAATTCAGATTCAACTGTTAGGTTGATGCGTGACCAAATAATCATGGCTAGGGTCTACATCGTACTTGCTAAATCAAAGAACAGGCTTGATCTTTATCAGGAACTGCTGACTCGCATCAAGGAAAGCCAACGTTCAGTGGGGGAGGCCAATACTGATGCTGACCTCCATCATAG TGCTGATAAAATCAAAGCAATGGGTCAAGTCTTGTCAAGAGCTAGAGAGGCATTATATGACTGCAAAACAGTGATTCAAAGGCTTAGAGTGATGCTTCAATCTGCAGATGACCAAGTTAGGAGTTTGAAGAAGCAGAGCGCATTCCTTAGCCAGTTGGCTGCAAAGACAATTCCTAACGGGATCCACTGCTTGTCTATGCGCCTCACTATAGACTACTACCTCCTTCCTATAGAGAAAAGGGTGTTTCCGCGGAGTGAAAATCTGGAAAGTCCAAACCATTACCATTATGCCCTCTTCTCTGATAACATCTTAGCTGCATCTGTAGTTGTAAATTCAACAATCATGAATGCTAAG GAACCAGAGAAACATGTCTTTCATCTAGTGACTGATAAATTGAACTTTGGAGCAATGAACATGTGGTTTTTGTTAAATCCGCCTGGCAATGCAACTATTCATGTAGAAAATGTTGATGATTTCAAATGGTTGAACTCTTCGTATTGTCCAGTTTTGCGGCAGCTTGAATCTGCTGCCATGAAAGAGTACTATTTTAAGGCTGATCATCCAACAACTCTATCAGCAGGTTCTTCCAATTTAAAATACAGAAACCCAAAGTATCTGTCTATGCTGAATCATCTCCGGTTCTACCTCCCAGAGGTTTATCCCAAGTTGGATAAAATTCTATTTCTTGATGATGACATTGTTGTTCAGAAGGATCTGACTCCATTATGGTCTGTAGACCTTAAAGAAAATGTCAATGGTGCAGTGGAGACATGTGGTGAGAGTTTCCATCGCTTTGACAAATATCTGAATTTCTCAAATCCTCATCTTGCCCGTAACTTTGATCCCAATGCATGCGGATGGGCTTATGGGATGAATGTGTTTGATCTCAaacaatggaagaagaaagatatAACTGGTATATATCACAAGTGGCAAAATATG AATGAAGACAGAGTTTTGTGGAAGCTTGGGACACTCCCTCCAGGACTTTTGACATTCTATAAACTGACATATCCTCTGGACAAATCATGGCATATACTAGGCTTGGGTTATAATCCTAGCATTGATCCCTCAGAGATACAAAATGCTGCTGTGATCCATTACAATGGAAACATGAAACCTTGGTTGGAGTTGGCAATGACTAAATACCGGCCATACTGGACCAAGTACATTAAATATGATCATCCTTATATTAAGGGCTGCAAATTAATACAGTAG